The Drosophila sulfurigaster albostrigata strain 15112-1811.04 chromosome 3, ASM2355843v2, whole genome shotgun sequence genomic sequence cgctctagctttaaaattactctTGTTATTCGGTTTtcggaagtgggcgtgacaaaattttgaaacaaaactGATCTGTGTGGAAATATTACAAATGATGGAACAAAAATCAAAGCTCTATCTTTTACAgcctctgagatccagtgtttcatacgcacagacagacagacggacagacagacagacagacatggctgtatcgtctcggctattgacgctgattaagaatatatatagattatgGGGTTGCAAATGACTCCTGCTGCTTATTACATACTTTTTCTGGATAtacaaagctataataccctatAGAGGGTATAAAATGTAAGAAACATAAGGAGAACaagttattttcaaaaagaCCTCACAcgatttgaaataaaattgctcAGCATGCAAGTTATTTAGATTATCCCAAATCGCATTTAGATCAGTTGATCGCCCGCTGCAATTGcttcaattgcatttgttaaCTGTGAGCGCCGTTGGCGCCATTAAGAATTACAAGTAAATCAATTTATGTGCGCCTTAATTGTCAATATTCTAATCACATAATCTGAGGCGGCCAAACCGTTTCGCCTTCAAGCATTGAGTCAAACATTaagaccacacacacaacttacAACACACATTGAGTGAGTGCTCCAATGATGATTATTATCGCAGTCTGGCATCGCTTAGGCACTTCAAGTCTTCAACGAATCATTCAGTCAATCAAACTGGAGAAACCGCTGACttgttcaatttcaattgcaactgcagcagtaGTTGATTTGCTCTTGAGGATAAGACGAGTATTTTCAGACATTGGCATGATCATTAAAACTTGATGCGTAGGCCTGACTTGCCCTATTTGTAATTATACTTGATCATTAGCGGCAATCAGACGCATAAAACGCGGCATTCTCaagttgtgtttgtttattttttatagtcaAAAGTTTACGACAATTTTACATCATTTAATATTGGAGcctataaaaaattaaaacccTCAACTACTATTAAGATAATTTAATGGCCCCAAGGCGTGAAGCATTGAGCCGTTGAACAATTGACAACTGACTCTGCGGCTGCTTAGCAAAAACTgtttacacaatttaaattgacatGTGagtgaagagaaaaaaaaaacgaagatgCATTATTATGAATGATGTGAGACAAGACAAACGCCTTATctgccagcaacagcatttttcttttttgcaaacGTCTTTTTCGCCTTCATTATACAAGAATATTTCaactattgaaatttatgGCATCCACAAGTTTTCAATTGATTGGCTTTTAAATAGCAAATTAAACGTGCTTTcagcaaattattattaatgctcAAAAGAGCTTCAGTCACTCACTTCTCCCATCGATGTTGCATAGCTACCTCTTTACTTATAACACCTGTTGGTTGTTTATGCAAAGCTTTtaacacttttaatttaattttgaatggAAAACACTGTCAAATGAGCATTCCAAATAGTCGATGCAATTTATGGCAGGTAATTAAGATAagaaaaatgattatttaaatgcaatgcgCATTCAAATTCTCTGAGTAGTATTTATAGTTTATCATTGAAATACgaaattatgcatttttaattccCATCCAATAGATTGTGTCTCAAATTTCACTCGAATAGCTTTTCAAAAGCTTCGAGCGCCTTTATTTAACAGGCCATAAAAGCTTTTTGTAACGAAGCGATTTAAATTATGATCTCGTACCACGAAAAAAGCTTTTGGCCATTGAAGACCACCCTCGGCACTGCGGCGCTCTCTCTTTTGTAggtgagcgaaaaagcttcGACTCTGGTGAGTGAGAAAGCGCACAAGCGCTCAGAAACCAAGCttacaaaaaacgaaaaaacgagCCGCGAGCTTTTCGAAGAGCGGCAAAAAGCGTTGCGTTGACCTGCTTTCAGCTTTCAATACGTTTTTTACATTATACTTGAAATGACGCAGGCGAAACTTTTGGCAGTCTTTGAGATACCATGACGTAGCTTGGACAGAACGTAATCAAAgtaaggcacacacacacacatacatacaaagaCACACTGTGTTTAAAGTTAAAGGCAAAgtgaaaatacaacaacagcaagagtaAGAGCAATAACTATAACtggaattacattttaaactgCAACGGCAAAAGaagcaattgaattttaaacgCCTGGCAATAGCGACGTTGTGAAAGCTCTTGAAGAATTCAAGAAATAAAGACACATAAAGAGCGTTGATAATTGTGacaggcaaaaaaaagcacGCCACACAACAGACAACGTGTtgtgagttgttgttgttgttgtcgttgttgtgactgttgctgtgttgcggCGTCTGTGGCGTGCAGTAAGGTTATTCAACCCAAGACTAGCACAGCGGCTTCATCAAGAGCAAAAGATATTGTGAGTATTGATAACTATTAAGTTTTAagttcttttcattttttatcaTAAACTAGCACCAACTATGTATCAACTAATTTTGCAACATTCGCAATTTCGCATTCGCCGCGGCAGGCAAATCACATTCAACTttcggcagcggcagcgggaACGAGGCGTAAGCGCTGTTCTATCAaagcttttacttttatatggCTGTCTGGCACTCGCTGTGCACTACGCCGCAAAAGCTCTGttcatttttgaataataagaTGAAACTGCAGCAGCGGCGTGTTACTGCCGAAAGCTGCACACAAGAGAGTGACTGACTGAGAGtccgagagagagaaaaagctTTTAACGTTTATTTTTCGTTGTGTGCGACTCCGCGCGCTCATTCATTCGCTCTCATATTTCGTTATTATGCTCAAGTTAAATAGAAAAGTAGTACAGACACATGGCGCTAATAAATAGCCCAAGCATAAGCAGCCTCCTCCCACCTCCCTCTCCCAGCCATCTCTCTGGCAACCATTGTAAACGACGCTTTTGATTAAATACGTTTTTCGTAGATAACCTGACGGCAATAGAATGAGCAATCTACGCATTTGCAAAGCCATGTCGTTGCATCCCAGCGCGAATATAAAAGCTGAAACTCAGCCAGAACCCAGTTCGAGGATGTGTTTGATGGGTTGTGAGGCGAGTGCGACGGAGTTACGTCGATTTCCAATCCACGATGTCATTCGGTAAGTGAATATGCCCAATAATATCACaccacacacataaatacaacattaaataaGTGGCCTTTTTACCGATCTACATTTAAACCTGTTTATGGAGCTCAGCTTTAACTTAGCCTTGCACTCGAGCTTGTTGCGCATCACAAATTCTCTTTTGCATACAAACAGACGCCTATGCttgtatgtaagtgtgtgtgtttgtttacaaattgtattCCAGACAAACCTTCTAggcacatacaaacatacttacatacagGTATAGCAGAGAAagagcttttgcttttggcataGCCATTCTGGCGAGTCAAAGGTTATTGAACTCATAGCGCCCGCATCAACTTCATAGAAAATTTCAATGCCATGGCAAAAACAAGagctacagcaacagaaacaacaacaagtacttGCATGCATTTCTGTTGCAATTATGCGCATTGTGGGTGTGAGGGAAACAGCGAGAGCGCCAGAGCAGCATAAGAAGCTGcgtcccacacacacacacacacacgcagctaGATATCCCCCatgagtttatttttaactctCTGGCGCTCTCGCTCTGGCACTCTCTTGTAATGTGCGTGCAAGGCGCTGTGCGCTCTGTTGGCcgtgaagttgttgttgcaaaaaAAGTTCTGTGCAGTGGAGTTGATGGCATCAGGCTGGAGTTTAAAGTggacatacataaatacaaacgTATAATTTTctaacaaatatacatacatacatacgtggAAGTGCATATgtaattagttaattaattaattgtgtgACATACGCATCTGTAgttaattaatgttaaattaagTAATGCAACTTGACTATTTTTTGGTCTAGCCTAATTGCTTTAGttgtgtaaaataaataaacagaagCAGCTCTTGTTATTACTGCTTATTCGTGTTTGGAGAGTGGGGGAAGTCGAAGCGGCAATTGTGAACGCCGGCACTAGACGCAGCAAACTTCCGCTCTCTGAGAGCCGCATAAAGTAAAGcagtgagagagggagtgagagCGAGTGTAAGAGTAGCGAAagcagcacacacatgcaaaaacacagacagagagagcgagagagaagcaGTGCATTGAGCATAAAAGCGCTTTTTTCAGCGACAACTTTTGGCGGCCATGGAAGAACTTTTCATTCGCATGGCGTTTGTGTTTGTGAGAAAGAGCGAGATGGGatctaattttaaagctgcaCAGGAAAAGCACGACGAGCAAAAGAACGAAACTTCAATGCAGTTCTTTACAGTAAACAAAGAACTTCCGAGGCGATCGCACCGTCGAGGAGCGCGCTCGAGTTTCgtgtaattttttttggggtaAAACTCGAAtccatacaaaataaaacgtcGCGATTGTTGTAGTAGTGTTTATTGTGCTCTTTActattcaatttgaaagctTTCTTGTGAAGAACTTTTACAATTGCTACACAGTTTGTGTTGTTGACCAAAGCTGAGCTTGCATTTCGGTGCGCCAGAGAGTCATGTTGCATTCTTACGCTCACGATCTCACtaacacaagcacacacacattcacacacacaatactTGCAATACATGCGCATGCAACTTGTCCACTGAATAATCAACAATTGTAATtcctgcagctgcaactaTTGGCTGCGCCATTTCGGAGTGAGCGAGCAACTGGTAAACGAACTTGGTGGCCTGAAGAAGCTGCGCATCTGCTGCCGACACTTCAGTCAGCGCAAGGCAATGGCCAAGACGCGCATCAAGACGACGCCGTTGCGTGGATCCAAGCACATAatcccagcaacaacaacagcagcagcaacatctgcTAAGCCCATGGCTGATAGCACAACGATAGAGCTGGTCGATGTAAGTGCAAGTTCacatcgataacgataacatcGATAACCTTTTCTCCTTTGCAGAGTTCCAGCGGGGATTCCCAAAAGCAACAGACAATGCAGGAAAAGTCTGTGACTACCATAACACCGCTTCCACAGCGTTCACACTCCATCTGCTCGTCGTCTTCCGTCTCCAGCGATGTGCAGTCCATAAGCTCGGACTACGAGGCGAGTATGCCGCTCTCGGCACTCGTGAATGCACATGGTCAGAATGGCACTGGGAAATCTGCCAATGGAGTGGCCAAGAAGCGCAAACTGTATTTGATAACCGAGAAATCGGATGAGAAGAATGCCAACAGCGGCGTCAATGGACAAAAGCGCAAAATGTTTGTTGTAGTCGAACAGGAAAAGGATACGGCTGCCAAGAAACTGATGATTGTCACAGATAAATCCAAAGCGAATATCACAGAGCATTTGGAAAAGTTTCTGCCCGAAATACTCAGCTGCATTCAGGGCAAGGAACAGGCGCAGGCAAAAGCCAAACATCCAGCTATCAAACAGGAACCAACACCGACACCCGTTGCTCACAAACCACACATCACGTTGCCGCCCAAGAAGAATCCCACAAACTTCATCAAAGTCGAAGGAGCACCCGGTGTTGCGCTTCCTGCCAGCGTTTCCATCTTACCCGTGGACTCCGAGCCCATCAAGCCACCATCGTTGTCGTCGCCCTCGCCAGCGCCGCCGGAGACTGAAACCAACATAAATCTATCACCGGATTTCCGATTCCTTATGAAGATATTGCCCAAACTGGAACAACTGCCAGAACCGCACAAACAGCACGTGAAGCGTTCCATACAGATCTTCGTGGAGGAGAGCTACAGCCATTATGGCAAAAAGGATTAGCcccaaaacaaagcaaacacacacaaacacagttCACTTATCATTTTAGTATTCCTTAGACTTTAGTCTTCGTTAGTCTTTAGCTTCCCGATTAAGAAATAAGTTcttaaaaatcatttcaaatattcgTTGTTTAAGACTGATGCAAAAGAAACATATTTGTAAGGCACCGCAGAGTTGGTGCAACACCCTAGACATATAAggtacaaattttatatactacCTACTATATAGAGCCCGATCAGAGAGGAAAGGCATATACTTTTATAACGTATTTGTAGCCATAAAACACATGAAATCTGAATAGAATATACGAGAGCTTTTAAGCCAAGAACTGAATTAATCAACTGGTGTTTTATCAATGAATGTAAATAGAGATTTATGATGAGAATTGTTTATCAAATTATAGAACTCGTCCTGATCTAGAAAAAGAGCCATTTCCGGTCCAAATTGACAGGGAACTATCgtagttgttattattttgggttttatgtactatttttattgatcCTGATCCTTGATATCCTTGCGAATCCTCAAAGGACTCATATACTTATACTCTCCGCAAATAGTTCTAtcgaattgcatttaaaaattttaaaaatctcgcaaaaaattttttttgaaaattttcaaaggGGGTGGCATAGAAAAAATGTCCTGAAATCGAAAAATCGGTTGTAACTCAGCCATTTGAAGGACTAGaaggatgtcctttggcagaaAGATAGTACTTACTTAGAGTCGTaagaatatgtaaaaaaaaggACGAAAGTCCTTACAGGAGCTGAGAAAAACGGTAATTTTCGTATACAAAAAATAGGCTCTAACTCGAAAGTCCTTGGAAGGATCTGACTGAAACTAGAATTAATCGACATTGCTTGAGAAGGACTATCAACTGaccaaaggacatcccgatTGTCCTTCTAGTTTCTGAGATATCAaggatttttggtttttgacaCTTTTCTCAGCGCTTTTTTACTGAAAttttacaagtgttggattcttagatgaccccatatttttttgatgccaatcgaAAAAGTAAGGCTACACGAGCTCAACAAAACATGTCCTGCCAAAATGCGCAAGGATATGGCCAAGTTATGAAggtttaaaaattcaattattcgATTTACTCGACAAGTTGTTTTTTGGCGCCATCTGTTGTGCTGTAGCGGTAGTTCcttgtggcgccatctattgcGTTCTATTGTAGTAGCGAAACGCTAGCAAAAAGTGCACTGCTTCATGGTGTCGTACGCAAGCAGTGCACGCAACAGAAACAGCttgctatttaaaaaaataaccgTCACCCAGTAAAAAGAACTTTTGCGATTTGTTTTCgtatcttttgttttgcattgtaATTCCAAAGAACTTTATTTAGTTTGAAAGCATTTtgactgtttttgttttctttttcgtttgaaatttatttgttttttttttttcagtattacgttataataatattagtaaGTCTAATGCTTGGtttcttttggttttattaGTTAATACAATGGTTAGTGTGTGGTATTATGTTAATTATGTAATTCTGAAAAATTCTGAGGGTTTTGCTCATTTAATAAtgtacattttgttgttacattcgcatacacatacatgtatatatttatatttatgcgaAGTAACGTATCAATTGAGTTAGTGTATTAATGGTTAATGTGATGCTTGTGTGTGAGTACATCATACGAGTACATACAAAgataatataattacatatatacagtTAAACAATGCTTTGTTTAATATACTTTCATTCCGTTCTAACGTTCTCGATTTGCATCTGCATCTGGAGAACCCAAAGATTAAAGGACATTTTGCTCAATTGCgtgcaattttgttttgtttttttttgggtttagTGGGAACTTCTACTTGAGAGGATTTTCATTATACTCACATAGTGTTGTAAATTGTTGATCATTTCATCAAAGTGTGCTACAATATTTtcacatatacatttatagaGTTGTTTTGCgttatataaatactatatattcttttctttttacaacatttatcGAATTtcccatatatgtatataagtttTATGTATGCCCCTATATATCTTAATAATGGATAAGCTGAAGAATTCTACCTTCTGTATGTATTGTTTATGGTATTGTTAACTACTCGTACATTCTCTGTTGTGTCctacataagtatatatatatatttcttcgGGGAGTTGGGATTTCTATACGACAAGTTGGATGTGGCTAACTGCTGGGTATGTATATAAGAAAAGTACACACACATCGGCTTATCATCAATGAGAAGCAAtcacaaagttttttttcttctataTAGTTAATGTATCAtggtaattttaattattatagttttctttttgttattttcatgTATTTACACAAGTTTCGCATAGAGTGCACAAAGCGACCCCGCATAGCATTCGCTACAGGGTATCTCTAGGTTGTGGGCTAAGCAACTACGAGTACATTAATCATAATCAGAAGTTCAAATTAGCGTGATTTCTGctttttactttcatttcttttcgtttttttgcaAAGCTTTTAGCGTGTATTCTACTCACATTTACATCAAAAATTTCCCTTTATCGTTTATATTGTAAtcgtatatgtatttgttgttgttgttgttagggGTTAAAAAACTGTGTCACAATTTCTACAAACAGCCTTTTGTTAAACATGGTAAACGTACATTTAgttatgtatgttgtatgcaatatgttttcttttttttttttttatattttgaattaattgttTTACATTTAAGTAATGGTGATTTTTATTCTTTACAtattctgtttcttttttttataacctGAGCGCAATTTATTCTCTGTtaagaaaacatttattatttttactattatttgtttaatgtctgccaaaaagttgttgtctttctttttttggttaatTCTGGCACAAATGTCGTTTTATAATCGAgttcaatattatatatataatacttattATTCTGAGAGATATTCAAAAGCTGCCTTCGATCCAAAGGacatacatttcaaatgtgtttttttagATACCTGTATTTGGAATAATCTGTTTTGAGTGTTTcgagtttgttttgttttcgttcttTTGCAATATTGtccatacatacacatatatttataaatataagtatatatcgtatattttagtagtgCTAATTCAtgacaaaaaacacaaaaaaaatgcatacatGTATTTATAGCTATAAATTctaattgcaaatgcattgGGTCTGTGGTTTTTTACTAGACGGTCTTCGGAAACAATTTCCCTCGCCTCCAAAACTTCGAAGGaaagttttatgttttaagaGTTGTTAAGAAATGTTGAAATtcaaagaataaaacaaaaatgttgtcgcttttttttatacaaacagttttacacaattttatttctctctctctttttcatCTCGCTTCTCATTCTTCGTCTGCAGCCATTATGAAAACGTTAACTCGTATATATTATGTAGGTTCtactatataattatatatatatatatatatttagtactgCTCCACAATTGGTTTAGGTCAAAATACTAATGCAGTTTACTTAGTCAACTAACagttaaacatatattttcaaacttaTTGAAACATAAGTTATGAAATCCCAAGAATTAAAATAGACAAATTAAgattatatatctatatatatatatttaaattttaatgtgtgtgttgtgtggtTGTCGGGATTTGAATTGAAAGGAGTGCAAAAATGTACATGATTCGAAATAGAGCACATGAtgatataataatcataatcataatcgtaataataataatcgtatCGTAtagtattaattatattagttGATTTCGTTTCGCTTTCGTTTAAACTTGTAGAActaaacactaaaaaaaaaactagttgCCGCTTAAGAATTAAGTGTATGGGTGttatattatatcatataaGTATTGGTGGGGTGTTAATGTTATGTACATGGTGCCTACATAAGTCCGATGTCGTTATTCGttacataatttgtttaataaatgatgtatgtatgtagtttgtatgtatgtaaaatgtgttgttgttcttcttaaTCTCTAATGTAGATGATAATTTTGCATTGTATTTCTTgcctttcttcttcttctactcgTTTCTTCGTTTCAAgtaagaattttttaataactaaaggtatttatatatttcagagtgtgtatgtgtgtgtataggtgtgtgtgtgtgacaaagATTTGTAGTCTACATATTTGTGTTGTATTATAAGACAAAAAAATCGTTATATTTCTAAACAAAAGGCTATgttaaaaaatcgaaaagaaatCGCTTACAACCAAAGGACGGGATTTTCAACTATGTATTTCCCTCTGATCATATCTAAGCTGTTgatttccttttgcttttcagcataattttcgtttttccttttttgttttgtttttgctatgaGATCTCCGTGAAAGtttgaattcatatttatttattttttattttgtttctttactTCTCgcgttctctttctctttatcATCATCGTAAGCGTACGCTAAATTAGTTAATgccatatatataagtatatctCAAGTATAGAtcatatatatcgatatagttaTATAATGATGTAAAACTACATACATAAGAAAGCAGCACAGTTAAAGAGAGTTGAAGAATTGGGTggaaatagtttttaaagtGAGCGCACAAATTCTACAAATTTTTCGagtgtttttctcttttttttcttctaaaCTTTGAATGATCAAagatattaaatacaaatacgcaCACATATAGATTTATACAcatgtatattataatatttgtatatatatatatatatgttcaTATATAGTTTGCTACattaatacataatttaagcaatacgaattcaaatttaaatttcaacttcaactttatccaatttcgatttcgattttcattttcttattcttttttttattgcatggGTGCGCTTGTCAACATCTCTTTTATAAGGAAATGAGATAACTCAGTcttaaacatacatatgtatatatcctatatattttgtagctTGAATCTAAACGAACGATGAATgttcatatttcttttttttttactatagcGTTTAGTTGGCATGAGCATTTGTTGCTacttaaaaagaagaaaaagttgTAGAAATTATGTCGAGTGTGGGGAGAGTAGAAAGTGAAgtggaaggaaggaaggatgGAAGAAAATTAAACTATATTACACTTTAAAATAATGCAGAGTATGtaaaaactaattgaaatagCACGGCGTCGTTGATAGACACGCACAAACACGCACGCACGCGCTCAAACATGCACAATCACGCACGCGCACAGAGAAAAAGGCAGTGTGAATAAAAAGTTTCGAATGAGATTTGGctgtgactgttgttgttgtggttgcccCACTCGCTgcgaatgttgttgttttgtgtagTGTGGTGTGGTGCGGTGGTGAAATGCGGTGATGGTGGAGGGTGAGTGCTGCTGTGGTGTCCATTGCAACTGTTGAGCGCCTGTGCACATTCACTGGGGGGCAGTGTGTCGTCCacttgttgttggttttgttttgtgttttattcttTAACTACCATTCGCAATTTATACGAGAAACATATTGTACAATAAGTTCAAGTTGAAATGTGCGTGTGCTAAGAACTAAGCAACTAAAACCTAATTGTAATCATAGTACGagtaatcataataataatattcataaattgtCATTAACTAAGAATTAGAATTAGAATt encodes the following:
- the LOC133840240 gene encoding uncharacterized protein LOC133840240; the protein is MSNLRICKAMSLHPSANIKAETQPEPSSRMCLMGCEASATELRRFPIHDVIRCNYWLRHFGVSEQLVNELGGLKKLRICCRHFSQRKAMAKTRIKTTPLRGSKHIIPATTTAAATSAKPMADSTTIELVDSSSGDSQKQQTMQEKSVTTITPLPQRSHSICSSSSVSSDVQSISSDYEASMPLSALVNAHGQNGTGKSANGVAKKRKLYLITEKSDEKNANSGVNGQKRKMFVVVEQEKDTAAKKLMIVTDKSKANITEHLEKFLPEILSCIQGKEQAQAKAKHPAIKQEPTPTPVAHKPHITLPPKKNPTNFIKVEGAPGVALPASVSILPVDSEPIKPPSLSSPSPAPPETETNINLSPDFRFLMKILPKLEQLPEPHKQHVKRSIQIFVEESYSHYGKKD